In Flexistipes sp., the sequence ATTAATAAAATAGAAAAGGGGATAAATGTGAGCCATTTATGCTCACCACCCAAAGAAGCTTTAGATAGACTGAATTAATTGTGTAACCCCAGCAGGGGGTACTAATCCCCTGTTGGGGATTATAGTGCCTCCTGTCCTTATTTTTAGGTGGGCAATCCTAAAAAAAATTTAAAAAACAGGAGGTAGATTATGAGCACAAGAGTTCAGATTATGACAGAAAAAGGTAAAGTTTTTACTTATCCCAATATGGAGATAGCATTGTCGCTTCTCCAAAAAGTTGTGGAGAGATTTGGCAGTATAAAACAGATCACTCCTATTGAAAAATATTCTGATAACACTCCCAGGGCTTCTGTTACTAAAGTAGCTCAAAAACCTGTTGGTATGGGAGCTTGCCCGGAATGTGGCAGTCCGATTGCAATCGAAGAAGGTTGCAGAAAATGCCACAGTTGCGGTTATTCCGCTTGCGGGTAAAAAGGGGGTGTATCATGCTAAATATCGAAAAAATAATAAAAAAGCCTGATCCGGAAATTATTGATGCTTATATAGAGCAAAATGAGATTAGGGATTACATGGTAGAAAACGGACGAGAAATAGCTCCGTTCTTTTATCAAGTTGAATGCCAGTACGGACGTTTCCAGACAGTAAAGGATTACACTGACTCAGTTGGTGTCAAGGACCCCCAATGCTGGGGATGTCCAATAAGTAGGAATCGAACACTGAAAAAGTGTTTTGGTATTCTTACTGGTAGGGATATTGAAAGACATTATAGAGAAGGATTTCTACCACCTTTTGTGGAAGGTAGGAAAAAAATAAAATCTGTATCATAAAAAAAATAATCCCGAACAGGGGTACTATCCCCTGTTCGGGGGATAGGTGCCTCTGTTCTCAGCAAGGAGGCAAATATGAGTCGTTTAGCATCTCAAGCTAAAATGGGGCATTATCCCACGCCCCCCGAAGTTATAGAGCAAATAAAGGAACTCTTTAGTTTCTCATCTGGTAGCAGATGTATTGATACCTGCTGTGGTCAAGGCGATGCTCTTGCCGGTTTAACTGAGCAAGCTCCTGTAGAAACATATGGCATTGAGCTTGATAAGGACAGAGCAAGACAAGCAAAAGGAAGGTTAGGCAAAGTGTTGAACTGTGATGCGATTTATGAAACACGCATAACAAATAATGCTTTCGACCTTTTGTTTCTTAATCCGACTTATGATTGGGAAACTAAAGAGCGTGAAGAATCAGATACCGAGAGAACGGAAAAAAAATTTCTTCAGTTTCATCTGCGGTATCTGAATACCAAAGGTGTTTTAGTGTATGTAATACCTTTTGCATCGCTAAAACACACATATCGTCTATTCCTCAGATTAAAGGACTTACGGGTTCTTGCTTTTCCTAAAGAACTGTATAAACAGTTCAAGCAGGTAGTTGTAATTGGCAAATCTTCTGCTTTTTCAGGAAAATCGGAAATAGATGCAAAGCGTGCTATGATGAAAAATATCATCAAATATGTTGAACCGGAAACGGCTTATGAGTCGCTCTGGACAACAGAAAGCATCTTACGTGCGGGTGATTATCGTCCTCTTTATGAGGTTGAAAGAAACAATGTGGAGTTGAAAAACTTCACATCAACCCGCATAGACCCTGATGAAGTCCTCCCTTTTGTTAAGTCATCCCAAGTATATGCCGAGTATGATCGCCGGATATCAGTTGATAAAGTCGAAGAAATACAGCCTTTATCAATGCTGAGAAATGGACATTTGGCAATGTTGCTCGCATCAGGGATGATGAATGGAAGGCTAAAAAACGACAAGTATGATTTAGTCGTTAAGGGAAACATAAAGTCTTTCATGCAACAAAATGGCGAGGAAGAAGACGAATTACTTAATGGTAGTGAGAAAACAACCGTTAAGAGTACAAAAAAGTATCAGGTTCAAGTCAGAGCTTTGGACCTGAATTCTTTGCAGTTTATAAATATAGAATAGGGGGTGCTGAATGTATAGAAAGATAGATTATATGGGGAATATCGCTTATTCGGACAGATACGTTCAAATGGGTGGTATAGTATATATGATTTCATTATTCGGTACTCCCGATCTTGTCAAAGCGATTTCCAGTGCTTTAATTAACAAGCAGGAAATCAGGATAGAGGAAGAAAACGAAACCTTTGCTCCTATGGCAAGGTCATTAACCAATAATTATACAGTAATGCAGAAAAAGATTGCTCATGGAGTGAATCACTGCATTATCTATCTGAAAGATATTCTAAATATACAGGATATTCAGAGTGTGGCGGTTATCATAGAGCCCACACCGGACAAACTGTACGATCTTCTTGATGCAAAATATCCGACACCGTTGTTGCCGGAGTGGAAAGATGAGCTTTATGCAAAGTTTGTCACAAACTCACCTAACACAATGCAATTGCGGACTTTCGGATATGAATCGGCTGTTGAAATAGAACTGCCGAGTCAGGAAGAATTAGAGACAAAGGTTCTTGATATTGTTTCATCAGAACCTTTAGCAAAAGCATCATAAAAAACCCCAAAGCAGGGGGCGTAACGTTCCCTGCTGGGTATAATAGCGTTCGTCTCCTGCTGTATTGACAAAGGAGGCGAAGCATGAAAAATAACATAAAAAACATTTCTCTCACCAAGAGAGAGAAGGAGTATATTTTGCAAAACGAAAACAAAAATAAAGTAGAGGAAAGTATCGAAAGATACGAAACTATATCAGATCTCGTTGAGGGTGACGATATAGGTGAAAATCTTTTAGGCAACCTGATTGAAAAGGCATCTGAGTATGTAAAAGTGATTTGCAGAAATGATGTTATAGGTAACACTCAGGCAAAAAGGCTTGAGGGTGAAAAGTTCAGAGAATTGATGATGGAGCTGGATAGACGAAGAACATCAGCCCATGAAGCTTTAATCTCGGCTCTTCATGCTTTAAACAGATATTGCCTAAAAGAATATGAAGGTGAATGTCCCAAAGGCGGGATATATTCACTCGATCCCTCTACTATCCGTAACAGGGTAGCGGTCGGCGATTGGGCCGGACAACTTATTTACGGAATTTTTGTTAAAAGAAAAAAATAATAAATCTCATTTAAACATCCCCGGACGGGGGGCGACTTGTCTCCCGTTCGGGGGATAAGTCTGTCCTTTCTTTCCGTCCGGGAAGGAGGCAGATCAATGGATTATCTTGAAAAAAACAAAATCAACTTCTTTTTCTACAACGGTCAGCTCGACTGGTACTGGTTTCCTACTGATTATGTCAGGCAAGGTGATACACCTTTCGGATATGTTGTAGGTCAGTTCAGCGAGTTTGGTCATTTCTCACTGAATGAAATATTTTCAGTTGGAATGACAGTCGGGGGAGTCTATAAGACTCCAAGATCACTAAAAGAAGTAGTGAATATTGTCGAAAACGGTGGCATCCTTGAAGGTGCTGCTGATATAAGTTTAGAAAAATTTAGGGAAGTTACAAAGAGTAAGAAAACTCTTCAAAACTTTTTAGACTCACTGCCCGAAGATCCAGACGATCCTAACGGTTCTGGTCCGGGCGGTGGTGAACCTGAAAAGAAAGAAGATGACAATCTTACTTTAACTGACTTCCTGAACGAGTTTGGAGACACTCTTAAAGAGAAGGCTGTGAGCAAGCTCAAGCCTGTTTATAATCCCGCTCAAATCGGTGAGTGGGAAAAACAAGAGAACTCCAAGCTCAATAAATTAATTAGAAAACCTTTTAATAGCCAGCGTCATGCAATCCTGGCACTGGCTAAAGGGTTTTACAAAGAAAAAAAGAAATCTTTAATCCTTACAGCGGAAATGGGGACTGGCAAGACGATAATGTCAGTTTGTGTGGCATATCTTAATCCACGCCAAAACAAGAGGACACTTGTTGTTTGTCCACCCCATTTGGCAAGAAAATGGGTTAGAGAGATTAAAGAGACAATTCCAGGGGCAAAAGTAAAAACATTGGATAAAGTATCCGATGTTGATACTGATAAGCCCCAAGGTATGGAGTTTTGGGTATTAAAAAATACTAAGGCGAAGCTCCATTATAAAGAAAAATCGCTTGTAAAGTGGGATGAAGAAACACTCAGAGCAAAGAAATGTCCTGATTGTGGAGTTCTGCTCGCAAGCGAAAATATAGAAGATGAAAAAAATAATTCTGCAACCTGCACTAACTGTGGTACACCTCTTTATCAAGCAGATAGAGAAGGTTTTCGCAGATACGGCCTTGCAGAATATATAAAAAGGCAGAAAGTCAAAGTAGATTTCCTTATCCTCGATGAAGTCCATGAGTTAAAAGGCGGTGATACCGCTGTTGGGCAGGCTATGGCAAATCTTGTTAGCTGTGCTGACAAAACTCTTGCTATGACTGGTACACTCATGGGCGGGTATGCAAAGAACCTTTTTTATATCCTCTTTCGTATGTTTACAAAGAGATTTATTGAAAAAGGTTATGCCCATAACTCCGTAACGTCTTTTGAAAGAAATTACGGAGTAATCGAGGAAACCCGGATATATGTAAGAGAGTCCGGAAGAAATTCTTCCATAGGCAAAAAGCTGAAGTCAGTCAGAATTCACAGTAAACCGGGTATGTCACCGGCTTTACTTCCTGAGTTTATCCTCGACTCAACATATTTTATGAAGCTTTCCGATGTTTCAGATCAGCTTCCGAAATATAATGAGGATATAATTTCAGTTCCTATGGAAAATACTCAAAAGGAAATCTACAAAGAATTTGAGAATGAGCTGACATCTGAAGTTAAACAAGCTTTAGCGAGAGGTTCAAATAAGCTTTTGGGAGCTTTGGTAAATTCGCTGTATTCCTTGCCTGATGGGGCGAGAAGAGGTGAGATTGTATATGATCCATATACATACAATCCGCAGACCCAAGAAGGTGAGGTCATAGCATATGCAGAACCTTATGATCAATATATGCTCCCTAAAGAGCGGAAATTAATAGACAAAATTCTTGAGGAAAAGCAGGAGAACCGCAAGTGTGCTGTATTTTTAGAGCATACAGGTACAAGAAACTTAGTTCCTGATCTTGTTGAAAGACTTGAAGCACAAGGAATTAACGCACTTGTACTAAAAACCGGCTCACCTGCGACCGACAAGCGGGAAGCATGGATAAAGAAAAAATTGAAGGAAAATCCGGATACAGATGTTCTCATTTGTAATCCGAATCTTGTTAAAACGGGTTTGGATTTACTGGATTTTCCGACAATTATCTTCTTCCAGACGGGCTATAATATTTATACGCTTCGTCAGGCATCCCGCAGGTCTTGGAGAATTGGACAGGATAAGCCTGTTAGAGTTTACTATATGGCTTATGCTGAGACAATGCAGGAACAGGCAATGAAGTTAATAGCATCAAAACTTGAGACTTCATTGGCTGTTGAGGGTGATCTTTCCGACCAAGGCTTATCTTCTATGTCTGAGGGTGAATCAATGGCTATTCAGATGGCCAAAGAACTGGTTGGAGATAAAAAGACAGAAGATCGCAGTCTGGGAGATGTGTTTTCTTCCTACAGGGAGAAAGACGCTGTGGCCGATTTTGACCTTGATGAAACCTTTGAAATTGCTGATCTCACTGAGACAGCTACAGAGGTTAAAGAAATCAAGACATCAAAAGGCAGAACCCGGACAATCGAATCTACTGTCCACAAGATCATCACAAATCTTGAACCTAAAAAGCATACTGTCGGCAAAGGCAAAAAGAAGGGCGAAGTCGAAATGGTTTCGGTTTTCGATATGCTTGAAGCTTTAGACAGTGAAGATGCTGCATAAATAACCCTGCGGGGGGACATTTGTTCTCCTCGTGGGGACAAATGCCCCCCTTAAATAATATTTTAGGAGGCAGTTATGATTAAAATCTTAGAAGAAGGTATTAAGTGCCAAAATTGCAACGAAGAAATAGACATAGTTGCAAAAAGTTTCTCTGAGCAAGTAAGCTCAAAAACTTTTTTAAAGTGTGTAAAAGAAGAGGACTTTTCAGATATGCTGATTACCTCTGAAACAATTTTGGAAATATCCTGTCCTTGTATGGATACAGAGCTATCTGAAGAGGATAGTGAGTTCATTAGGGGATATTTCCCATACGAATTATAAAATAACCCCACGGGGGTGGTTTACTGCCCTCGTGGTGGTGAACTGCCCTCAAATAAAGGAGGCAGTCATGATAAGAAATACTAAATATCTTCCACAAGATGTTCTCATACTTTTTGAGGACAGAATATGCCAGCTAAAGCAGTATAGAGAAAAATTTGGCTACTTTAAGTCGCAGTGGTACACAAGAGAAACTGCTGGCCGTGCAAATGTTTCAGCTCAAATAAGTATGCTTGAAACAAAGCTAAATATTTTAGCAACACAAGTAAAATATTTAGTAACCGACCACAAAAGATTCTCTTTAAAAAGACTTAATGAAGCCTGTAATTTTCTATATGGCATACGGTTCGTTGAGGTTTCTGAGACTATCGAGGGTATTAGGAAAAACCTCAGAGAACTCCGGGAAGATGTAGAAAAATATAAAGCTGAAAAAAAGAAAAAAGAAGAAAGAAAAAACGACTTCTTTCAGATGTTCTACTCGATAGCAAGAGTTGATGTTTTCAATCTCAGAAGATGTCAGATGAAAGCTGCGGTAAAAATTGTTCAAGAAGTCAGAATTTACAAAACTTTTGGGTATCCTCAAGTTCAAACTCCCGACTTCTCGGCGGCTGAGTGGAACATTTATAATAGGGTAATCCGTGCAGCTAAATCGATGGCAAATCGTATGCAAACTGAGCGGGTTGCTGAAAAGAGATATAGAGAAACCGACCTCCGAGAACAGTCCATTGAGGACTTCATGGAGGTTGTATGATGAAAAAAGTTGAATACATTTGTGAATACACAACAGACTCTGGAGATCGCATGATGAAAAAAGTTGAGTACATTTGTGAAAACACAATAGACTCTATCAGCCATAAGATTGACTATATGATTATTAGAAACTTCAACGCAAAAACAAGAGTTAAAGGGATACTTGTAGTCAATGTACTGATAGACCAATTAAGAGAAGTTATAAAAGAAGAAACCTCAAAAAAGACTTATAAACAAAATGAGGTTAACAAGCTTAAAAGAAAAATAAGCCAACTTGAAGCAGAAGGGTATGATAACTTAAACTACTTCTGCGAAAAAGGTTGGTAAAAAACAAACCCCGGACGGGGACATTGTTCTCCGTTTGGGGGATAATTGTCTCCGTCTATAATAAAAAATAGGAGGCAGATATGGCATATTTTGAAGAGAATATCCAAATCCCGGTTAATTCAGATTGCTTTGAGTCCTATGTAGGCCGTCCGCCGAAATCAGAAGATGAGTTTTACGATTTTGTTCGTCTTGTAGAAAAAGGCTTAGACGGACAAGTTGATTACGAAATTCTTTACAAGTGTACGGCCGAAAACTTTTCATCGGAACTTGATGAAGATGAGGAGGATTAGATGGGGCTCGGTAGGGATGCAAGAGATGCACAAGCAATTTACTGGGAATTTGGTGAAGAAGGTTCTCAATATCAGCCATCCGGTCGAAAAGAAAGAAATGACGCAGAGCATACGACCAAAGAAGGCGAAGTTATAAAAGTCAAGGACATGGAAGATAGTCATTTGTACTATTCCTACCTTTGCCTTGGCGACAATAAATACCTCAAAGAGATGGTTCTCCGTCTCTTTGAAGAACGATTAATATAAAAAACCCCACCTACCGGGGGCAGTTATTCCCCCGGTGAGGGGAACTGCCTCTGGTGTTGAAGAAACAGGAGGCAAAAATGCAAAACTATAAAATTGAAATTAAAGAAATTTCAGCAAAAATCGTGAGTGTCAAAGCTCCCTCTGAGATTGAAGCCTTAGATAGGGTCAAAAAGCAGTACCGAAGTGGAGACATCGTCCTTGAGTATGACAGCTTTGTTGATGTTGAATTTTCTGTCTTCGAAAGCGGGAAGGAGGACACTCATGGCTAAGAAAACTAAAAAATCCGTCTATGATATAATCACTGAAAAAATCATAGAACAGATAGAGTCTGGCACTCCGCCTTGGAAAGCCGGATGGATGAGAAAACATTTTAACGGATTTGCAAAAAGAGAATACCAGGGGCTTAACCAACTATTGCTCTCTTGGGATATGCAGGTGATGGAATATACATCATCGGTATGGTTCTCTTTTAAGCAGGTCCAACAATTGGGCGGTAGCATCAAAAAAGGTGCAAAAAGCTCAATGGTGATTTTTAACAAAAAAATTACTGCTCAAAATAACGACAAAGACGAGGAAAAAGAGGACAAAAAAGACGATATTGAAGTCTTTGACGAAAGTGAGCAGGAGAAAGATAAACAGGAGGATAAGAAGCCTAAAACTTTCTTCCTGATGCGATATTACAGGGTTTTTAACCTTGATGATGTTGAAGGGATTGACAAGAGTAAATATGTTAATCTTGCAAACTCTAAACAAGAAAAGCCCGAAAATATCGTAAAAGGTATGCAGAACGATGGCTTAAATATTCAGTATACCGGGGTTCAACCTTGTTATATCCCCTCGTGGGATACGGTACAAATCCCGGATATTGGTAATTTTGAGTCAACGGATAGTTATTACTCTTCTCTCTTTCACGAAATCGCTCATTCCACAGGGCATGAGTCAAGACTTAAAAGAGCGGGAGTGTCAAATATAGATACTGGCGACAAGCATCAATACTCTTATGAGGAGCTTGTTGCAGAGATCGGTGCAGCTTTTTTAATGGCTGAAACCGGAATGAGAATAAATTATGAAAACTCCAGTGCGTATGTGAAAGGTTGGAGTAAATTCATAAAAGAAAACAAAAAGGCTATCTTTCAAGCTTCTGCGGAAGCAAGGAAGGCTGTTCAGTATGTAGTTGAAAAAGCTGAACGGGCTTCTAATAGCAAAGTGGCTTAGTCAGATTGTCAGAGTATGAGGGGTTTTTACCCCTCTGCTTATATCAATAAATAACTTTCTATCCTTGAGGGTCGGGCATTCCCAAAGAGGGCATGACATCCGTAGTGGTTGGGGTTGCCATTGGGAGTACCTTTCAACTGCCTCCGTACTCCCTGTCATGCCTTTCTTGGGTTTGCCCACCCAAAAATTAGGATAGGAGGTTCACTATGGTAAGATTCACATTAGTTACTGGTAAAATTTACGAGGTATCAACAGAAGAATGGCAGAAACTAAGCAAGTATCTTAAAGACATCGCACAGATTGTTATTGAAGAAGATAGCTGTTTTTGTCATCATATTAGCGTTTCAGAAGCTGGCACTTAAGAATGATTTATGTTACCCGAGCCGGTTATACCGGAGACGAGTTCCAAAGCCTCTTATCGCCTTGAGCGGTAGGAGGCTTTTT encodes:
- a CDS encoding DpnD/PcfM family protein, producing the protein MQNYKIEIKEISAKIVSVKAPSEIEALDRVKKQYRSGDIVLEYDSFVDVEFSVFESGKEDTHG
- a CDS encoding DUF3232 domain-containing protein, translated to MKNNIKNISLTKREKEYILQNENKNKVEESIERYETISDLVEGDDIGENLLGNLIEKASEYVKVICRNDVIGNTQAKRLEGEKFRELMMELDRRRTSAHEALISALHALNRYCLKEYEGECPKGGIYSLDPSTIRNRVAVGDWAGQLIYGIFVKRKK
- a CDS encoding DUF6094 domain-containing protein, which codes for MSRLASQAKMGHYPTPPEVIEQIKELFSFSSGSRCIDTCCGQGDALAGLTEQAPVETYGIELDKDRARQAKGRLGKVLNCDAIYETRITNNAFDLLFLNPTYDWETKEREESDTERTEKKFLQFHLRYLNTKGVLVYVIPFASLKHTYRLFLRLKDLRVLAFPKELYKQFKQVVVIGKSSAFSGKSEIDAKRAMMKNIIKYVEPETAYESLWTTESILRAGDYRPLYEVERNNVELKNFTSTRIDPDEVLPFVKSSQVYAEYDRRISVDKVEEIQPLSMLRNGHLAMLLASGMMNGRLKNDKYDLVVKGNIKSFMQQNGEEEDELLNGSEKTTVKSTKKYQVQVRALDLNSLQFINIE
- a CDS encoding DEAD/DEAH box helicase produces the protein MDYLEKNKINFFFYNGQLDWYWFPTDYVRQGDTPFGYVVGQFSEFGHFSLNEIFSVGMTVGGVYKTPRSLKEVVNIVENGGILEGAADISLEKFREVTKSKKTLQNFLDSLPEDPDDPNGSGPGGGEPEKKEDDNLTLTDFLNEFGDTLKEKAVSKLKPVYNPAQIGEWEKQENSKLNKLIRKPFNSQRHAILALAKGFYKEKKKSLILTAEMGTGKTIMSVCVAYLNPRQNKRTLVVCPPHLARKWVREIKETIPGAKVKTLDKVSDVDTDKPQGMEFWVLKNTKAKLHYKEKSLVKWDEETLRAKKCPDCGVLLASENIEDEKNNSATCTNCGTPLYQADREGFRRYGLAEYIKRQKVKVDFLILDEVHELKGGDTAVGQAMANLVSCADKTLAMTGTLMGGYAKNLFYILFRMFTKRFIEKGYAHNSVTSFERNYGVIEETRIYVRESGRNSSIGKKLKSVRIHSKPGMSPALLPEFILDSTYFMKLSDVSDQLPKYNEDIISVPMENTQKEIYKEFENELTSEVKQALARGSNKLLGALVNSLYSLPDGARRGEIVYDPYTYNPQTQEGEVIAYAEPYDQYMLPKERKLIDKILEEKQENRKCAVFLEHTGTRNLVPDLVERLEAQGINALVLKTGSPATDKREAWIKKKLKENPDTDVLICNPNLVKTGLDLLDFPTIIFFQTGYNIYTLRQASRRSWRIGQDKPVRVYYMAYAETMQEQAMKLIASKLETSLAVEGDLSDQGLSSMSEGESMAIQMAKELVGDKKTEDRSLGDVFSSYREKDAVADFDLDETFEIADLTETATEVKEIKTSKGRTRTIESTVHKIITNLEPKKHTVGKGKKKGEVEMVSVFDMLEALDSEDAA
- a CDS encoding ArdC family protein; translated protein: MAKKTKKSVYDIITEKIIEQIESGTPPWKAGWMRKHFNGFAKREYQGLNQLLLSWDMQVMEYTSSVWFSFKQVQQLGGSIKKGAKSSMVIFNKKITAQNNDKDEEKEDKKDDIEVFDESEQEKDKQEDKKPKTFFLMRYYRVFNLDDVEGIDKSKYVNLANSKQEKPENIVKGMQNDGLNIQYTGVQPCYIPSWDTVQIPDIGNFESTDSYYSSLFHEIAHSTGHESRLKRAGVSNIDTGDKHQYSYEELVAEIGAAFLMAETGMRINYENSSAYVKGWSKFIKENKKAIFQASAEARKAVQYVVEKAERASNSKVA